The Roseovarius sp. EL26 genome contains the following window.
GTAAAAGACCAAATGCCCACCATCCAGAATTGGGACCGGGAACAGATTCATCAACCCAACGGCTGCTGACAGAATAGCGATGAAATTGATAAAGCTGCTTGCGCCTTGGTTTGCCATTGCGCCAGAAACCTGCGCGATCCCTAGTGGGCCAGACATATTACAGCTGCTAATCGCTCCAGTGATCATGTGATAGAGGCCAGAAAGTGAGGATTCTATCACAGTCCACAACCGGTTGACGCCAGATATCACCGCAGCCCCCGGCCCCGCACCCACGGTTTCCGGCTCAAATGCCAATCCACCTACAATGCCAATCCGCCATTCAGTTTTAAAGCTGCCGTCGTCTTTGCGTTCATCAGCCCGTTTGGGACTCAGACTTAACTCCAAAATCTCGCCATCACGCCAGATGTCCAGTTTCAACGCCCGCCCGTTTGAACTCTCTACAACGCCCTTCAATTCGGAAAATGCGGTAACTGCGCTATTGTCAATGCGCGTTATAACATCGCCATTTTCCAATCCGGCCTCATAAGCTGCAGACCGTGGCGCCAGACCAACAATCACTGGCGGCATTGGGTATGGGCCTACAACGCTTATCGTCTTGCCGTCGCGAATGACGTCGTAATCCAGGGCCTGTTCCAATGGCAAGTTCTGAATAAATGCGTCAAAAGCACCACTTTCACCCCACTCTGGAAAATCAAACCCGGCAATGCGAACGATCTGATCACCTGGCTCCAATGTAATCTCGGCGACGGGTGACGAGCGTAATTCTCCAACCGAAAAAGGTTCTTTTACTGTGCCCTGCATCATTGCAACGCCGGCAAAAATGATAATAGCAAGTACAAAGTTGAAGATCGGCCCCGCCGCAACCGTCGCAGCCCGGGCCCACAAGGGTGCTCCTTGCATCGTTTTGCGGCGCTGTACCGCATCCATTGCCTCAACCTCATCACTGCTTTGACCGCTGGCCGCAGTGGCATCGCCCAAGAATTTCACATATCCACCAAATGGCAGGGCGGCCAATTGCCATTGTGTGCCATGTTTGTCGGTCCTGGCAAACAGCACCGGGCCAAATCCCAATGAGAACACCTCGGCTTTGATTCCGCACCAACGCCCAACGATGTAGTGGCCATATTCGTGGATCGCGACAATCACGGATAGCGCAACAACAAAAGCCAACGCTGTCATAAGAAAGCCGTCAAACTGGGGGATGAAGGATGAAAATTCCAACTTAACCTCGTATCACTAGTTTTAGGTCGCCATGAACAACAAGCGCATCAATGGCTTCGCGCGCAATCAAATCAATGTGCTGTACGTTATCTAAGGTCACATCGACGTCGATCAAATCAGTTGTCGCACAAAGGTCATCAAGAACCGTTTCAACAACTGAGCTCATATCGCAAAATCCAATCTGCCCTGCAATGAAGTAGTCTAGCGCACGCTCTTTTGCCGCATTAAACACAGTTCCACTTAACCCGCCTTGCTCCATAACCACACGAGCTAAACGTAAAGCGGGATATTTTTGCAGATTTGGAGACTGAAAGTTCAACTGACCTTGTGAGGCCAGATCCAACATTTCAACGGGCAAAGGTCTCCGATGCGGCCAATTCAACGCATACCCAATGGCATGTCGCATGTCGGGTGCCCCGACGTGGGCCATCAGCGCACCATCGCAAAACCCGACAAAGGCATGCACAAGGGATTCAGGGTGAACCAATACCTCGATTTGATCAGATCTTAGGTCAAAAAATTCTTTTGCTTCAATAACCTCTAAGGCTTTATTGAACATAGAAGCACTGTCTATCGTGATCCTTGCCCCCATCGACCAATTTGGGTGTTTCATCGCTTGTGCGGCTGTGGCCTCCGCCAGTTGCTCAAGCGGCCAATCGCGAAATGCCCCACCGCTTGCAGTCAAAATAACGCGTTTAACCGTTTTGATATCTTCGCCATTCAGCGCCTGAAACACGGCCGAATGTTCACTATCCACTGGGAGGATCCGCGCCTGATGTTTCTTTGCGGTTTGCATCAAAAGCGGCCCGGCGGTTACAAGCGATTCCTTGTTGGCCAGCGCCAATGTCGCGCCCTGCTCAAGTGCGACCAAACCCGGTTTCAGACCTGCGGCACCGACGATAGCAGACATCACCCAATCTGCCGGGCGGTTGGCCGCCTCAGCCAAGGCAATTGCTCCAGCTGCAACCTCAATACCGGTTCCTGCCAGCGCCGCGCGCAATTCTGGCAGCTTGTCGCCATATGCCGTCACCGCAAGTTGCGCTTTCAGCTCGATGGCATCTGCGGCCAGTTGCGCAATATTCGCGCCACCGGTCAGGGCAACAATATCATAAAGCTCTTTTTCACGCCGGATCAGATCTATCGTGCTTTGCCCGATGGATCCGGTTGCACCAAAAATGGAGATGCGTCTCATGACGCCCCCGAGCTCAACAACCCGATCACCCAAAACAACGCAAACACAACAGAAGCACCCATCATGCCGTCAAAACGGTCCAGAAAACCACCATGACCTGGGATCAGGTTCGAGCTGTCTTTGACACCCATCCGCCGTTTAATCGCGCTTTCAGCAATATCGCCCATCTGGCTGCTGAAGCTTAGAACGACCGATACCACCACAAGTCCAAAGCCGGTTCCGGTCGGCCCGATGAATATTACCCCGACAATGGCCGATACGGCCCAGCCCGCAACCGTTCCAGACCAGGTCTTTTTCGGGCTGATAGCAGGCCAGAATTTTGGCCCACCCAAAATGCGACCGGCGAAATATCCAGCTATGTCAGTTCCAATCACAATCAAAACCAACCACAGCATCCACGTCAGTGCCGCCTCGTGCCGTAAAAGAATGAAACCAAAGCAAGCCAACAACACCCACAAGCTAAAACCTATGAATACACCTTTGTCGCGCTCTATATGAGCGGCAGATACAAAGACAGCCGCACCCAGAATAGGAAGTACAAGAATGGATGGTAAAAGTGCTGACAAAAACACGGCAAAACCACAAAGCACCCCATGCGAGATCGCCTTGGGCGCCATAAACATCCGCATCACTTCCCAGGTCATTGCGCCAGCGATCATCGCAATCGCCAACGTAAACAGCCAGCCGCCCGTCAAGATGACAATCAATCCAATGGAGGCCATCACAAGAGCCGAGATAACCCGCGGCATCAGATCAGACCATTGTGCATTTCCAGACATCAGGACACGGCTCCAAACCGGCGTTCACGTGCGCCATAAGAGGCTAGGATCTTTGCAAATATTTCTTCGGTGAAATCAGGCCAGAGCGTCTCTACGAACTCGTATTCTGAATAAGCCGACTGCCACAGCAGAAAATTGGAAATCCTTGCCTCACCACTTGTACGGATTACCAGATCCGGATCAGGTAATACATGGGTATCCAAATATTTTGGCAACGTCTCTTCATTGACGTCATTCGGGTCAAGCCGTCCGGCGGCGACATCTTGCGCTAAACGCTTTGTCGCACGAGAGACCTCATCCCGTCCCCCGTAATTGAGTGCAACCGTCAAATGGATGCCATCGCACCCTTTGGTCAGCTCTTCGGCCTCATCCATTAATATCTGAAGTTTACGATCTAGACGTAACCGATCACCAATAAAACGGACCCGGACGTTTGATTTCACAAACTCCTGCATCTCTGATACAATATAGCGGTGGAACAGTTTCATCAGACCAGCAACCTCGGTCTGTGTGCGCTTCCAGTTTTCTGTCGAAAAGGCAAATATTGTCAGGTACTTAACGCCCAGTTTCGGGCAAGACTTGACAACATCGCGGACCCGACGCGCACCGGCGTGGTGACCAAACAGGCGCGGACGGCCCCGGGCCTGCGCCCAACGACCGTTGCCATCCATGATGATCGCGACATGGTTCGGCCCTCGTCCATTAATATCTGTGGCCATGCCGCGCCCTCCGGTCCTTAGACCTGCATGATTTCGGCTTGCTTATTTTCAAGCGCGTCATCAACAGCCTTAATAAAGGCATCCGTCAGTTCCTGCACCTCGGTTTCCCAGAACTTCTGGTCATCTTCTGACATACCGTCGGCCTTGGCCTTCTTAATCTGATCCATACCATCTCGACGCACGTTCCGAACCGCCACACGGCCGTTTTCGGCATATTGCGAAGCAACCTTGGTCAATTCACGGCGACGTTCTTCGTTGAGTTCAGGAATTGGAAGCATGATAATTGTGCCGTTGAGTTGAGGGTTGATCCCTAATCCACTCTCACGGATAGCTTTCTCAACTTTTCCGACCAGTGATTTATCCCAGACATTTACTGTCACCATACGCGGTTCCGGTACATTTACAGTACCCACCTGATTGATCGGCGTTGGTGAACCGTATGCATCAACCATGATCGGCTCCAGCATGCTGGCCGACGCACGCCCCGTGCGCAATGATGCAAACTCTGTCCGCAAGGACGCAATCGCGCCTTCCATGCGGCGTTCAATATCGCCGGTGTCCAGTTCGAAATCATCTGCCATGTTACTTATCCTTCTTGCACCTGCCTGTTGGTACAGGTTCTTTAACGTTAGCCGTGTACTGTTGTATAGGTGCCGCTACCATCCAAAATACTGCGGAACCCGCCCGCTTGATCCAGGCTAAAGACGATAATCGGCAAGTTGTTGTCACGTGCCAAGGCAATCGCGCTGGCATCCATTACTTTCAGATGCTTGGCCAGCACCTCGTCATAGCTCACTCGGTCATAGCGTTTTGCATCATCATTTCCGACTGGATCTTTGTCATAGACACCGTCAACCTTGGTCCCTTTGAAGATCGCCTCGCAGGCCATTTCATTGGCCCGCAACGTTGCGGCGGTATCCGTTGTGAAATAAGGGTTCCCGGTGCCTGCGGCAAAGATGCAAACCCGCTTTTTCTCTAGGTGGCGCACCGCGCGGCGGCGAATGTAAGGCTCGGCCACTTCATCCATGCGAATGGCCGAGATCACCCGGCAGAAAACACCCAGTTTCTCCAGCGCGCTTTGCATCGCCAGCGCATTCATCACCGTGGCCAACATGCCCATATAGTCCGCAGTCGTGCGTTCCATACCTTGCGCGCTGCCAGACAACCCGCGAAAAACATTACCGCCACCAATGACCATGCAGATCTCAACCCCAAGGTCATGAACGATCTTCACTTCGCGGGCGATTCTTTCAACCGTTGGCGGGTGCAGGCCAAACCCCTGATCCCCCATCAATGCCTCGCCTGAAATTTTAAGCATAACACGATTATACTTGGAGGCAGAAGAATCGGCATCGGACATGGGCATCGCTCCGCAATGGTGATTTGGCTAATTTCGTGCAAAATGTCGGAAATCGCGCCGGGGTTCAATCGCAGAGTCGGTAAATGCACTCAAAATGCATAAAACAATCTCGCATATCGCGATATTCTCACCTATTGGATAGGATCGATGATAGATATTGCTGCCCTTCCCACAGATCGTCCGATCCTGATTGCGGGCCCGACGGCTTCGGGCAAGTCCGCCCTTGCGTTGCGCATTGCGCAAAAGCAAGGCGGCGTTATCGTGAATGCTGATGCTATTCAGGTTTTTGAAAACTGGCGGATTTTGACTGCACGTCCATCGATCGAAGATGAACATCAAGTTCCGCATTTGCTCTATGGTCATGTGCCTTATGATGCACCCTATTCCGTTGGCCATTGGCTACGCGAAGTAGCTTCGCTGCTCGAAAGTGGGCCGCGCCCCATTATCATAGGCGGGACAGGCTTGTACTTCACTGCGCTGACAC
Protein-coding sequences here:
- the rseP gene encoding RIP metalloprotease RseP gives rise to the protein MEFSSFIPQFDGFLMTALAFVVALSVIVAIHEYGHYIVGRWCGIKAEVFSLGFGPVLFARTDKHGTQWQLAALPFGGYVKFLGDATAASGQSSDEVEAMDAVQRRKTMQGAPLWARAATVAAGPIFNFVLAIIIFAGVAMMQGTVKEPFSVGELRSSPVAEITLEPGDQIVRIAGFDFPEWGESGAFDAFIQNLPLEQALDYDVIRDGKTISVVGPYPMPPVIVGLAPRSAAYEAGLENGDVITRIDNSAVTAFSELKGVVESSNGRALKLDIWRDGEILELSLSPKRADERKDDGSFKTEWRIGIVGGLAFEPETVGAGPGAAVISGVNRLWTVIESSLSGLYHMITGAISSCNMSGPLGIAQVSGAMANQGASSFINFIAILSAAVGLMNLFPVPILDGGHLVFYAYEAVVRRPPSERIINALMSFGLVFVLGLMVFALGNDLFCP
- the dxr gene encoding 1-deoxy-D-xylulose-5-phosphate reductoisomerase; this encodes MRRISIFGATGSIGQSTIDLIRREKELYDIVALTGGANIAQLAADAIELKAQLAVTAYGDKLPELRAALAGTGIEVAAGAIALAEAANRPADWVMSAIVGAAGLKPGLVALEQGATLALANKESLVTAGPLLMQTAKKHQARILPVDSEHSAVFQALNGEDIKTVKRVILTASGGAFRDWPLEQLAEATAAQAMKHPNWSMGARITIDSASMFNKALEVIEAKEFFDLRSDQIEVLVHPESLVHAFVGFCDGALMAHVGAPDMRHAIGYALNWPHRRPLPVEMLDLASQGQLNFQSPNLQKYPALRLARVVMEQGGLSGTVFNAAKERALDYFIAGQIGFCDMSSVVETVLDDLCATTDLIDVDVTLDNVQHIDLIAREAIDALVVHGDLKLVIRG
- a CDS encoding phosphatidate cytidylyltransferase yields the protein MSGNAQWSDLMPRVISALVMASIGLIVILTGGWLFTLAIAMIAGAMTWEVMRMFMAPKAISHGVLCGFAVFLSALLPSILVLPILGAAVFVSAAHIERDKGVFIGFSLWVLLACFGFILLRHEAALTWMLWLVLIVIGTDIAGYFAGRILGGPKFWPAISPKKTWSGTVAGWAVSAIVGVIFIGPTGTGFGLVVVSVVLSFSSQMGDIAESAIKRRMGVKDSSNLIPGHGGFLDRFDGMMGASVVFALFWVIGLLSSGAS
- a CDS encoding isoprenyl transferase, encoding MATDINGRGPNHVAIIMDGNGRWAQARGRPRLFGHHAGARRVRDVVKSCPKLGVKYLTIFAFSTENWKRTQTEVAGLMKLFHRYIVSEMQEFVKSNVRVRFIGDRLRLDRKLQILMDEAEELTKGCDGIHLTVALNYGGRDEVSRATKRLAQDVAAGRLDPNDVNEETLPKYLDTHVLPDPDLVIRTSGEARISNFLLWQSAYSEYEFVETLWPDFTEEIFAKILASYGARERRFGAVS
- the frr gene encoding ribosome recycling factor, whose amino-acid sequence is MADDFELDTGDIERRMEGAIASLRTEFASLRTGRASASMLEPIMVDAYGSPTPINQVGTVNVPEPRMVTVNVWDKSLVGKVEKAIRESGLGINPQLNGTIIMLPIPELNEERRRELTKVASQYAENGRVAVRNVRRDGMDQIKKAKADGMSEDDQKFWETEVQELTDAFIKAVDDALENKQAEIMQV
- the pyrH gene encoding UMP kinase produces the protein MSDADSSASKYNRVMLKISGEALMGDQGFGLHPPTVERIAREVKIVHDLGVEICMVIGGGNVFRGLSGSAQGMERTTADYMGMLATVMNALAMQSALEKLGVFCRVISAIRMDEVAEPYIRRRAVRHLEKKRVCIFAAGTGNPYFTTDTAATLRANEMACEAIFKGTKVDGVYDKDPVGNDDAKRYDRVSYDEVLAKHLKVMDASAIALARDNNLPIIVFSLDQAGGFRSILDGSGTYTTVHG